Proteins from a single region of Ensifer adhaerens:
- a CDS encoding sarcosine oxidase subunit delta encodes MLLIYCPYCEEERSELEFRGAGDAHIARPENIADITDEEFEEYFFLRQNPKGLIFERWRHIHGCGRFFNAARDTVSDRFYTTYKAGEPKPDISAILQSEQDKGAAK; translated from the coding sequence ATGCTTCTGATCTATTGCCCCTATTGCGAGGAAGAGCGCTCCGAGCTCGAATTCCGCGGCGCCGGCGACGCCCATATCGCACGTCCGGAAAACATCGCCGACATCACCGACGAGGAGTTCGAGGAGTATTTCTTCCTGCGTCAGAACCCGAAGGGTCTGATCTTCGAGCGTTGGCGCCATATCCATGGCTGCGGCCGCTTCTTCAACGCCGCCCGCGACACGGTCAGCGACCGTTTCTACACCACGTATAAGGCCGGCGAGCCGAAGCCTGACATATCAGCCATTCTCCAAAGCGAGCAGGATAAGGGAGCCGCGAAATGA
- a CDS encoding sarcosine oxidase subunit beta family protein encodes MRKYSVFAVAREALRGHKGWGPHWASPEPRKEYDVIIIGGGGHGLGAAYYLAKEHGITNVAVLEKGWIGGGNTGRNTTIIRSNYLYEESMDIYEHSLKLWENLSQDLNYNVMYSPRGVMMLSHNIHDQQSFKRHINANRLYGIDNEWLTPEQAKAYCPPLDIAKTARYPINGAALQRRGGTARHDAVAWGYARAASDRGVHIIQNCEVTGIRRDETGRVVGVDTSRGYIGAKKVGISAAGHTSVLMQMADVRVPLQSQPLQALVSEPLKPIFPCVVMSNSVHAYISQSDKGEFVIGAGTDQYNSYSQTGGLQIITHTLDAICELFPMFRRVKMMRQWGGIVDVTQDRSPIQGVTPVPGLFLNAGWGTGGFKATPGSANLFAHLIAKGEPHRLAAGLTLERFRTGRLIDEAAAAAVAH; translated from the coding sequence ATGCGCAAATATTCAGTTTTCGCCGTGGCGCGCGAGGCGTTGCGCGGCCATAAGGGGTGGGGTCCGCACTGGGCTTCGCCGGAGCCGCGCAAAGAGTATGATGTAATCATCATCGGTGGCGGCGGTCATGGCCTGGGTGCAGCCTATTACCTCGCCAAGGAACACGGCATCACCAATGTCGCAGTGCTCGAAAAGGGCTGGATCGGCGGCGGCAATACAGGCCGCAACACCACCATCATCCGGTCCAACTATCTCTATGAAGAGAGCATGGACATCTATGAGCATTCGCTGAAGCTCTGGGAGAACCTGTCGCAGGATCTGAACTACAACGTCATGTATTCGCCGCGCGGCGTCATGATGCTGTCGCACAACATTCACGACCAGCAGTCGTTCAAGCGCCATATCAATGCCAACCGGCTCTATGGCATTGACAATGAGTGGCTGACGCCGGAGCAGGCCAAGGCCTATTGCCCGCCGCTCGATATCGCCAAGACCGCGCGCTACCCGATCAATGGCGCAGCGCTGCAGCGCCGCGGCGGCACGGCCCGCCATGATGCGGTTGCCTGGGGTTATGCGCGCGCTGCCTCTGACCGCGGCGTGCACATCATCCAGAACTGCGAAGTGACCGGCATCCGTCGCGACGAGACCGGCCGGGTCGTCGGCGTCGACACCAGCCGCGGCTACATCGGCGCCAAGAAGGTCGGTATCTCTGCCGCTGGCCACACCTCGGTGCTGATGCAGATGGCGGACGTTCGCGTGCCGCTGCAGAGCCAGCCGCTGCAGGCGCTGGTCTCCGAACCGCTGAAGCCGATCTTCCCCTGCGTCGTCATGTCGAACTCGGTGCATGCCTATATCTCGCAGTCCGACAAGGGTGAGTTCGTCATCGGCGCGGGTACCGACCAGTACAATTCCTATTCGCAGACCGGCGGCCTGCAGATCATCACCCATACGCTGGATGCGATCTGCGAGCTCTTCCCGATGTTCCGTCGCGTCAAGATGATGCGTCAGTGGGGCGGTATCGTCGACGTCACCCAGGACCGCTCGCCAATCCAGGGCGTGACCCCGGTTCCGGGCCTGTTCCTGAATGCCGGCTGGGGTACGGGCGGCTTCAAGGCGACGCCAGGCTCGGCCAATCTCTTCGCCCATCTGATCGCCAAGGGCGAGCCGCATCGTCTCGCCGCAGGGCTGACGCTGGAGCGCTTCCGCACTGGCCGGCTCATCGACGAGGCGGCTGCCGCCGCCGTTGCGCACTGA
- a CDS encoding sarcosine oxidase subunit alpha, whose protein sequence is MMGANRIPGVGRLTPARTARFTFDGRTLTALEGDTVASALLANGIHLVGRSFKYHRPRGILSAGAEEPNALLDVSRDAARRQPNVRATVQEVFDGMKVESQNRWPSLAFDVGGINDLMSPFFAAGFYYKTFMWPKAAWHAIYEPFIRRAAGLGVAPTEADPDHYASRYAHCDVLVIGAGVAGLSAALAAARAGAKVIICDEQPEVGGALRYESGTTIDGKDGWEWAQETAKTLAEMDNVTLLTRTTGFGYYNHNFVGLVERVTDHLAALDKSLPRERLWQVRAKKVILANGQIERHMVFANNDRPGIMLASAGRTYLNHFGVAVGSKVGVYTAHDSAYEAAFDLKRAGVSVPVIVDCRENPGEAVLSEARKLGIEVLTGHSVIKAGGKLRVNSISVARNGGGSARKFAVDALLVSAGWTPSVHLFSQSRGKVKFDAATQRFLPGTYLQDCLSIGACNGTDDLQATIDEALAAGELTARAAGAEGGAQVTLAGENRFGWTGGMIGAGEGAGPDTTVKAFIDFQHDVCAKDIRLAVREGMHSIEHIKRFTTNGMASDQGKLSNMHGLAIAAEALGKDIPQVGLTTFRQPYTPVTFGTIVNHSRGALFDPARKTPIHAWEEAHGAEFEDVGNWKRAWFYPKAGEDMHEAIARECKTVRDVAGVFDASTLGKIEVVGPDAAQFLNLMYTNAWDNLKPGRCRYGIMLRDDGFVYDDGVVGRLAEDRFHVTTTTGGAPRVMNHMEDYLQTEFPHLKVWLTSTTEQWAVIAVQGPKAREIIAPLVEGIDLSNEAFPHMSVAEGKICGVPTRLFRMSFTGELGFEVNVPADYGQAVWEAIWARAEPMGACAYGTETMHVLRAEKGYIIVGQDTDGTLTPDDAGLSWAVSKKKPDFVGIRGLKRPDLVKDGRKQLVGLLTKDPKMVLEEGAQIVADPNQPKPMTMLGHVTSSYWSENCGRSIALAMVAGGRARLGQTLYVPMTDRTIAVEVSDMVFFDKEGGRLHG, encoded by the coding sequence ATGATGGGTGCCAATCGCATTCCGGGCGTCGGCCGCCTGACACCTGCCCGCACCGCGCGCTTCACCTTCGACGGTCGCACGCTGACGGCGCTCGAAGGCGATACGGTCGCCTCGGCACTGCTTGCCAACGGCATTCACCTCGTCGGCCGCTCGTTCAAGTATCACCGCCCGCGCGGCATTCTTTCGGCCGGCGCGGAGGAGCCGAATGCGCTGCTCGACGTGTCGCGTGATGCCGCCCGTCGCCAGCCGAACGTCCGCGCCACGGTGCAGGAAGTCTTCGACGGCATGAAGGTGGAATCGCAGAACCGCTGGCCGTCGCTCGCCTTCGACGTCGGTGGCATCAACGACCTGATGTCGCCGTTCTTCGCCGCCGGCTTCTACTACAAGACCTTCATGTGGCCGAAGGCCGCCTGGCACGCGATCTATGAACCCTTCATCCGTCGCGCCGCCGGCCTCGGCGTCGCCCCGACGGAAGCCGATCCGGATCACTATGCCAGCCGCTATGCCCATTGCGACGTACTGGTGATCGGTGCGGGCGTTGCCGGACTTTCGGCAGCACTTGCCGCCGCCAGGGCCGGCGCCAAGGTGATCATCTGCGACGAGCAGCCGGAAGTTGGCGGTGCGCTTCGCTATGAAAGCGGCACGACGATCGACGGCAAGGACGGCTGGGAGTGGGCGCAGGAGACCGCCAAGACGCTGGCCGAGATGGACAACGTCACGCTGCTCACCCGCACCACCGGCTTCGGCTACTACAACCACAACTTCGTCGGCCTGGTCGAGCGCGTGACGGATCACCTTGCAGCACTCGACAAGTCCCTGCCGCGCGAGCGGCTGTGGCAGGTGCGGGCCAAGAAGGTGATCCTCGCCAACGGCCAGATCGAGCGGCACATGGTGTTTGCCAACAACGACCGGCCGGGCATCATGCTCGCTTCGGCAGGCCGCACCTATCTCAACCATTTTGGCGTCGCCGTCGGCTCGAAGGTCGGCGTCTACACCGCCCATGACTCGGCCTATGAGGCTGCCTTCGACCTGAAACGCGCCGGTGTCTCGGTTCCCGTCATCGTTGATTGCCGCGAAAATCCGGGTGAAGCGGTGCTCTCGGAAGCGCGCAAGCTCGGCATCGAAGTGTTGACCGGACATTCTGTCATCAAGGCCGGCGGCAAGCTCCGGGTCAATTCGATCAGCGTTGCCCGCAACGGTGGCGGCTCGGCCCGCAAGTTCGCCGTTGACGCGCTGCTGGTCTCGGCCGGCTGGACGCCCTCGGTGCACCTGTTCTCGCAGTCGCGCGGCAAGGTGAAGTTCGATGCGGCAACGCAGCGCTTCCTGCCCGGCACCTATCTGCAGGATTGCCTGTCGATCGGCGCCTGCAACGGCACCGACGACCTGCAGGCAACCATCGACGAGGCGCTGGCCGCCGGTGAACTGACCGCGCGTGCGGCCGGTGCCGAAGGCGGGGCGCAGGTGACGCTAGCGGGCGAAAACCGCTTCGGCTGGACCGGCGGCATGATCGGTGCTGGCGAAGGTGCCGGACCGGACACGACGGTCAAGGCCTTCATCGACTTCCAGCACGACGTCTGCGCCAAGGACATCCGCCTGGCGGTGCGCGAAGGCATGCACTCGATCGAGCATATCAAGCGCTTCACCACCAACGGCATGGCCTCCGACCAGGGCAAGCTTTCCAACATGCACGGTCTGGCCATCGCCGCCGAAGCGCTCGGCAAGGACATTCCGCAGGTGGGTCTCACCACCTTCCGCCAGCCCTATACGCCGGTGACCTTCGGCACGATCGTCAACCACTCGCGTGGTGCCCTCTTCGATCCGGCGCGCAAGACGCCCATTCATGCCTGGGAGGAGGCGCATGGCGCCGAGTTCGAGGATGTCGGCAACTGGAAGCGCGCCTGGTTCTATCCGAAGGCCGGCGAGGACATGCATGAGGCGATCGCGCGCGAATGCAAGACGGTGCGTGACGTCGCTGGTGTCTTCGATGCCTCGACGCTCGGCAAGATCGAGGTCGTCGGCCCGGATGCGGCGCAGTTCCTCAATCTGATGTACACCAACGCCTGGGACAACCTGAAGCCCGGCCGCTGCCGCTACGGCATCATGCTGCGCGACGACGGCTTCGTCTACGACGACGGCGTGGTCGGCCGCCTGGCAGAAGACCGCTTCCACGTGACAACGACAACCGGCGGTGCGCCGCGCGTCATGAACCACATGGAGGACTATCTGCAGACGGAGTTTCCGCATCTGAAGGTGTGGCTGACCTCGACGACGGAACAGTGGGCCGTCATCGCCGTGCAGGGGCCGAAGGCTCGCGAGATCATCGCGCCGCTCGTCGAAGGCATCGACCTTTCCAATGAGGCCTTCCCGCACATGAGCGTGGCCGAAGGCAAGATCTGCGGCGTGCCGACCCGGCTCTTCCGCATGTCGTTCACCGGCGAGCTCGGCTTCGAAGTCAACGTTCCGGCCGACTATGGCCAGGCGGTCTGGGAGGCGATCTGGGCACGGGCCGAACCGATGGGCGCCTGCGCCTACGGCACCGAAACCATGCACGTGCTGCGCGCCGAAAAGGGCTACATCATCGTCGGCCAGGATACCGATGGCACGCTGACGCCTGACGATGCCGGCCTCTCGTGGGCAGTCTCGAAGAAGAAGCCCGACTTCGTCGGCATCCGTGGCCTCAAACGCCCGGATCTCGTCAAGGACGGCCGCAAGCAGCTCGTTGGCCTTTTGACCAAGGATCCGAAGATGGTGCTGGAGGAGGGCGCGCAGATCGTCGCCGATCCGAACCAGCCGAAGCCGATGACCATGCTCGGTCATGTGACGTCGTCCTACTGGTCGGAAAACTGCGGCCGTTCGATTGCGCTCGCCATGGTCGCCGGTGGCCGCGCGCGCCTGGGACAGACGCTCTACGTGCCGATGACCGATCGCACCATCGCCGTCGAAGTGAGCGACATGGTGTTCTTTGACAAGGAAGGGGGCCGCCTCCATGGCTGA
- the rpsU gene encoding 30S ribosomal protein S21, whose protein sequence is MQVLVRDNNVDQALRALKKKMQREGIFREMKMRDYYEKPSQKRAREKAEAVRRVRKLARKRAQREGLLAR, encoded by the coding sequence GTGCAGGTACTTGTCCGCGATAACAATGTCGATCAGGCGCTCCGCGCTCTCAAGAAGAAGATGCAGCGCGAAGGCATTTTCCGCGAAATGAAGATGCGCGACTACTATGAAAAGCCGTCCCAGAAGCGCGCCCGCGAAAAGGCTGAAGCCGTTCGCCGCGTCCGCAAGCTGGCACGCAAGCGTGCACAGCGCGAAGGCCTCCTGGCCCGCTGA